The Scleropages formosus chromosome 15, fSclFor1.1, whole genome shotgun sequence genomic sequence ATATTGTACATTGTTAAGTGGTTAAAAAtaggtgtagtggttagagttgcagcttttgaacccaaaatgtttcaggtttgaatctcccctccagctgtagtagacttgaccaaggtacttaccttaaattgctctagtaaaatgatccagctgaATAATAGTGGTAGTTAGCTTAATGccatgactttggagaaaagcgtgagaaaatgttaaaaaaatcaacTCTGCTGTGTTAGTGATGGGatacttttgtttttatactgtatatcacatACCGCATTATTTAGGGTACTCCAGACAATTTCAGACTTGTCAACTTCCACATTTCCTGTATTTGGATTATATCCACCAACTACGGTGAACTGTCTCCTGTCTCCCAGGCGTTTCCAGTTGATCAAGTCATAACCATTGGCAAAGTTTCCAAACTGGTCAAAGCTGAATAGGCGATTGTCTAAAGAGAACTTGATCTTCTTCATTTCCTGCAGAAGCTGAAGAGAGCGACATATAAAGGCTAATATCTTTTAGAAATCATTAATGAAGTAGACACAAAAATTCACAAACAACGCATAGGTAGTAAATGCATTGCATGCAtcaacacataaacacacacgaTGAAGAACCCAGCACCTTTCTCAACAACATACAGTTAAGTTAAAACACCTCCTTCATTTTGTAATTTCCACATTCCATCAGGATTAATAAGTGTTATCACCTTCCATGAAGGAAAATTCTTCTCTCCTGGACAATGAGTCCCATTGCACTGCAGGAGATTCCTCAAGGAATGAGCTATAGCCCATACAGCCAGTCTCTCTCCATAGgtcacatttaaatacacactttGTGTCAGGAAGTCATCATTAGCTTGCTGGGGGTCTGGGATGCTGCAGGCCAGTGGAGATTTGAAAGTGATGGAGGGTGGCCTGGTGCAGAGGGATGGAGGGTTGTTGGCAATGCACTCATTATACTGCAGTAGCTCTGGAGTGCATTCAAACCTCAGGTTTTTGTACTCCTCAATAAAGTGGTTCACGGCCCCTGGACCTGGCTGAAGGTTCTGAAGGAACTCACTGAAACCTGGATTCTGCCCTGTGATGAAGCTGAAGCCAAAGATTTCCCCCACCCTGTTGATCCCCGGCATGCTGGCTAAGGACTGGGCCAAAGACCATGCATCACTGGCGATCCAGATCCTGCTGGTGTTGGTCTTCATCATTTCTTCAAAAATTTTTCTCACAACCTGCTCATTTAGGATGAGCAGCACGACCTGAGCTGTTGAGGAGTGGATCGTCTTTGCAACTTCCTTAATCCTGGggtttgtattttcattgttcAGGTAGGTGGGCATCACCTTCTGATAAGCCACACACACCTTGGCCTCCCTTGCATCCAGCAGGAAGCTCTGCAGGGCAGACTTGCCATAGTCGTCATCACCATAGACCACGCCAACCCAGTCCCATCTGAAGGATGACATGAACTTGGCAATGGCTCGAGTCTGGTGCACATCGCCTGGAATGGTACGCAGGAAAGACGGGAACCGCACCTTATCACTCAGGATGTCTGCAGAGGCTGATGTGCTAATCTGAATGCATTgagaatacaataaaaacaacataacaCATAATAACAAAACACAATAGAACAGAATTTGTACACAGTGACACTGACCAATCCCTTAAAATCATTTCTCTTAAGTGAATATGCTTCATAATGTACCTGTGGAACCATGAAGCGGCCCAGAAGCCTGGCGACAGTGATGGAGAGCTCGGAGTAGCGAGACCCAATTACAGCCTTGACCGGCGTTCTTTCAGTGTGGTCACATTGGACCTCCAGCGTGCCGTTAGTGGACAGGAGGTGCTCTGCAACTTGTAGTGCTTTGATGGGATTGGAGCACGTGTCACAGATGAGGTACCCCAGCCGCACCCCAGGAAGGAATCCGGAGTCATTGATCATATCAATGGTGTGAGTGACAGCCAGCATCCTCACAAAGGACAGCAAATTGAaactacagaataaaaaatatgacaCATTATTAATATTCCACTATATCGAGATAGTCCTCAGTTTATGACGAGGTTCTGACAACCTGCCATAAGCTGACTTCATTGTTAATGGAAAATTGACTTCTACTGTATTACGACTGtctacacatttatttaaaaaaattgattatcttttgcttttttccaacaGCACCAGAACACTTACTTTTTCTCCAGCTACAGTATACAATAGATGTGAGTATACCACTgtgcaatatcacttaaatatgaaatgattcaaaattgtatcacctctcaataattgcattatttctaaGTTGACAAGTAGGGTATTTCctcttatgtaaaattaaaaattaacagtttaGATTTTCTATGTTAAAAATACAGGTCCCACAGTAGGAACTCAATGCAACAAAAGTCAGTACACGtttcattactgagattcatatcttttattttttcacttcctCGTATGTCCACCTTTATTTTCGATGACAGACTAAATCCTTCTCTCCTGTGAACACCAGAAGTTTCTCAGTTTTGGACCTATGGGTTgtgtctatctgtctgtctgcatcATGGCTCCATGTGGAAAAGAATTACCAGAGGAATTGAAAAATCTGATTGTGAGACGAGGGGGGCGTGGTGTTGTGgtcggttggaccgggtcctgctctctggtgggtctggggttcgagtcccgcttggggtgccttgcggcggactggcgtcccgccctgggtgtgtcccctccccctccggccttacgccctgagttgccgggtaggctttggttccctgcgaccctgtgtgggacaagcggttcagaaaatgtgtgtgtgtgtttgtgagactTCACAAAGATGGAAGAGGATACGGGAAGATCGGTGACCAtctaaaaatcagtttaaacaCAGTTGCAGCGGTAATCAGGAGGTATAGAATGAGCTGCAGTACCACTAATCAGAGCCACAGTGGTCGTCCTCCTAAAATGACGCCATGGACAGTGTGGTACTTGCACAATCTGGTTCTGAAAAACAGACAGGCAAGTGCTTCAGGCTTGTCAAATGGGTTATCAGTGGAAATCGGAGTTTCTGTGACAGCTCAGACAGTGCCATGGACATTGCATAACTTCAACCTTTATGGACGGCGACCAGGAAAAAACCCTTGCTTGCTCTTCAGCACAAAACTACAAGAGTAAACTTTGCTAAAGAACATGAGAAGGAGCATGATTAATATTGGGAGCACATTCTTTGGTCAGATCAGACCAAGATAAATTTGTTCGGCTCAGATGGGGTCCCGCATGTTTGGCGTGAACCTGGCCAGGACTACCACAGTGAATGCATAGTGGCGACACTGAAGCGCAGAGGTGGGAGTGTCATGATATGGGGCTGCATGAGTGCAAAAGGTGTTGGGGAGATAACATTTATAAATGGCACCATGAATGCCTGTGGATAGAGCAAAATACTAGCTGACAAGAGGACTCCGAGTCTCCAGAAGCTTAGCAGAAGAGGAGTATTCCAGTATGATAACAATCCAAGGCACACTGCCAAAATCAAGCAAGAGGTTCTAAAAAAGAGAAGGGGAAAACCATGACCTGGCCAAGTATGTCATCTGACTTGAACACCTTTGGGgtattttaaagagaaaggCAGAACAGTACAATTATCTCTGAAGAATGGCAGAACATCTCTCCAGAAATTTGTACAACACTAGTACCCTCCATGCTGAGGAGGATTGAGtctgtcatcaaaaataaaggtggacatggaaaataaaagatctgaatctcagtaatgaaaggtgtaatgacttttgttgcatttaGTTCCTACTGTGGGGCCTGTATTTTAATATAGTACATCTAAACTAttagtttttacttttacataacAGCAAATACCCAACTGTTCAACTTAGAAGTAATGCAATGACTGTAAggtgatacaattttgaatcatttgacatttcagTGATATTGTACAGGGGTGTACTCATTTCTGCTATTGCAaacaaaaagtaacttgaagaaaatcataaaaaaatgttgaggaaaaaaaaacatgaaggagCTACACATAAAACATTGACTGCaacccaaacaataagaaaaatcCATTAAGCCCACGTTATCATACACCAGATGGAACAGTCATCGTTAGACATCATGACCAAATGTCgagactcaaaaataatatactaAAATAAGGTCAACGGGAAGGCTGGCGCAAGTCCTGGTGGTCGTAAGTTGCATGTATCATAAGGCGAAGACCACCTGCAATGAATCACTGGTTGGCAATCATGGTCCTTCTGTACCTGGATATGTTGGGGGTTTTTTTGCAGCTCTTTTCTTAGCTATGCCTCACAGAGCCTTCGATTGAACAAATCAGCCAGTTTAAAACCCAAAGATGCTAGCAGACAACTCTATAAATTACAAAGGCTGGAACAAAAACCGTCATAAATATAAGCACACTGGACCAGTGCTTGAAAATTACTGCGGTATATTGTGTTTACCATAAATAGTGCTATTTAAATACCTATATAGATTGTAACTTTAGTTATAATACCGGCTGTTAGCTATTACAATCCCCTCAGCCTCCTAAGCATCTCTagattatttattacttttagaCAGTCCTAATTTACTGTTGCTTCTTATCATATTACTGCAGTTACAACCCACAAACATAATTCTGAGAGTCCCAGCCCAGTCCCAGCCCTCCGGTCTGCTTACTCTGTGCAGTTGAAGCTCTCTGGTTGAATCCATTCATTCAAGGGCTGCACTACAGGGTAACATGAGctgagcaccccaagcaggatgtCTCCAGGTGCCTGAGCTCCACATGTGGACTGACAGACCTCACAGGTTCCCAGAACCAGCAGAGAGCACATTCCcagcacagagaaaaacacctgAAACACCATGGCATCCTCCGGAGAGCGGCACTGGTAGAGGATTGTAGCAAATGTCACCTTGTGCCTTGCCACactgtctttttaaaaactttacgTAGTGCCTTGGAAATTTTTGAAAGGGAGGTGTTGCTCTTACGTGTATCGCGTGAACATAAACAATAGAAAGAATGTGCAGGTATCAAGCTACAGGCACATAATTACAGCTTGGAATTTGACAAGTGCTGCTTTCGttgcaaattaaatttgcagGAGTATATTGAgagcaagggggtgcggtggcgcagtggattggacctcagtcctgctctccggtgggtctggggttcgagtcccgcttggggtgccttgcgacggactggcgtcccgtcctgggtgtgtcccctccccctctggccttacgcccctgtgttcccgggtaggctccggttccccgtgaccccgtatgggacgagcggttctgaagatgtgtgtgtgtgtgtgtatattgagagcatgaaatactgtattttgatAATGTGTCTGTTCTGCTGGtcacatattttatatacattatctgaaccacttgttccatacaggatcatggggagctggagcccaacctggtaacacagggcataaggctggaggaggaggagacacacccaggacgggatgccagtccatcacaaggcaccccaagcgggacttgaaccccagacccaccagagagcaggacccagtccagcctggtccaacccactgcaccaccacaccccccacatacTTCATAATTTCCTTAAAAAGCATCTGACAAGAAACACCTTAAGGTTACTggcaggtttgttttttttttttggctttatctTTGAACAGCAGAACAGGTTATTTACCAgtattttgtttcctttgcatTCCCCACCTTGAGTGTGGGTTAAAGATCCTATTTCATTTCGCAGTCAGTTCTCCTAACGAACCTCAAAAACCTTGACAtgtttcccatattttttttaatctagataAAATGATTGGTTTTTATAACACACATCCACTTAGCCACACTCAAGTCAGTATCATCCAGTTTGCAGTGATCcttaaaaatgtctaaaattcAAGCGGAACGCGAGCATATACATGTATGAATTTATTACGTGCCAACATACAATGCCTAAGAAGGAAAGGGTGtgtaaaatctgaaataaaaaatgcattgaatggcacatgaaatacatttttctcccGCTAAGTGCCTGAGGGTTGACTCATGTATAATATGTCTGCCATTTTTCAACGAGGAGTGGCATGGAATTTTCCTCAGGTTTTACCTTATATGTAATTCACACTAAacttgcatgatttttttttaaccaaatgtttaaacatttctgtaaatgagAAATACACTCTGGTAAATCCACATTTGCAAACCATTTTAAGTGTAATTTTGACTGACCCTTGGTTATCATAATCTATAGCAAGGTGAGTGTTCTTCATCACAGGTTAGCCTTTCTTTGGGGTTGTTgtcctgctgtaaaaaaaatctttctccAAGTTGCAGATTTCTAACAGACTGCAACAGGTTTGCCATCATGATTTCTAGGTACTTTGCTGAGTTCATTTTATCCTTTGTCTTAATAAAGCTTTCAAGACCTGCTCCAGAGAAGCACCCACACAAAATTAtcctgccaccaccatgcttcacagtAAGAAGTTTCTGGTGCCTTACATCTAACATGGTATTCATGTCTCTAGACAAACAGATTTCAGATGACTGAGTATGTATGATGTCCCTTGTGGTCTGAGGTGCACTGAGTTCCTCTGCTCTTTGGTCTTTTTGCAATTTTCTTGCAGAGAATCATGtagcactttggaaaaaagcggcTGAAAATAATGCCATAGTTGGAGACCAGGATGGCGGAAGCCTGGACATCTGAATGGTGTTCATTCTTAGTCACATAGATTGGGATGAAACTAATCCACACCAAAAGATAGATGACCATACTGAAGATGAGGTAGCCTGTCTCATTGAACCGATGTGGGACCTTTCTTCCTTTGAAGGCCACCCAAATGCAGATGAAGGCCAGAAGGCCAATGTAACTGAGCATGATGCCAAAGCCCACCCCCTGCCCCTCATTGCACTGCAACCAGATGATCATGTTTTGGTCTAAGGGGATGGTCTCCACCCTTGGTGAATCAAACACCAACCAGAAGGTGCAAATGAGCACTTGGACTGTCGTGAAAACTACAATGATGGCGATGGGTTTCAGGTTGCGATCGAATGAACTGGAATTAACAAACGTGTGAAGTGCCTTCACCAGGATGCAGGAGAAACAAAGGGTAAAGCTCAGACCATACATGGTCTGCCGGGCCCGGCAGATGTGGACGTTGGGCTCACCCATGAAGAGTACCACACTTCCAAAGCTGACCAACAGGCTGGCCATCATGGCGTAGTACAGTTTCTCTCTTGCAATCTGCACAATGGGGCTGTGCCGGTTCAGCAAAAAAATAGTGAAGACCACGAACAGCAGCAGGGTCCCCAAGCCCACAAAAGTTAGCAAGACAATGGCATAAGGCTCATTCCACTCAAAGAAGTTCTCATTTTTTGGAGTGCACCAGTCCCAACCTTTCTGTGACCATGTACTTTTGGGGCAAGTAAGACAATTAAGCATATCTGCAGCATTGGAAAAAGTCACAGGTTAATACTTGTCAGatacatctttttaaaattttaaaatccagagttgttcatttttatgcagATCGCAGAATGAAGACTGAGATTTACAATAAAGTCACAACATGGAACTCAGTTTAAAAAAGGTATGTGATTTATTGGTTGATATAttttgagaaagagaaaaattaagaaCCCTGCAGCTATTGCAggagataatttttttttaaatcaagctACGTTTTTagtcagggggtgcagtggcacagcgggttcggcctgtgcctgctctctggtgagtctggggttcaagtcctgcttggggtgccttgcgatggactgacgtcctgtcctgggtgtctcccctccagcccAGTCCAGATTTGTAGATGACGATGGGCTAAACTGAGACATTAGAGTACGTCCCCTCCTCACACTGAGTGCAGCTGTAGCAACAAGATACATCAgaaaatttcttaaactttccagGAGGGCAAGGTGGCGAGCACCTGGACTCTGGGATCTGgggtgaaaaacaaaagcagtctGGTAACAAAGTCATTAtttttgggtttcctccagacatttaaaaatgtcttaacTGTTTTTAACTATCTGGTCTCTATAGTCTTTGTTGTTCTTGTGTCTGAAACattttatgcacacacacattttcggaaccgcttgtcccatacggggtcgcggggaaccggagcctacccactggcatagggccggagggggaggggacacacccaggacgggacgccagtccgtcgcacggcaccccaagcgggactcgaaccccagacccaccaaagagcaggaccaggtccaacccactgcgccaccacacccccccattttATGCACTGGATCCTTTTCTTATGAACAATCAAgttaaaaattacttaattattaAACCAAGAGTTGTGCGCTAAAGCTCAGCTCCCTCTTTGCCATCACAGAGCAGAAAAGTGCCCACAATACTGCTGACCCAGGAGCAACTGGGCTTTCAATCTCCTGGTCCCCTTTATCatcacttgtgaataagaccccaagatacttgaactccatCACTTGAGGCAGTGGGCAACCCCATACCTGGAAAGAGCATCCAACTCTCTTCTGGAAGAGGACCATGAGCTCAGACTTGGAGGAGCTGACGCTACATATGTGCAACAGTGAGACCCAGCAGGCAGAGCTGGTGTCTCAGAGctcctgggttcgaatctgggctgaatccagctctgtctatggaaactttgcatgttctcctcatgtttgtgtggatCTCCATGTTTCCCACCCAAGGTGCACCGTGCCTCATGCACTGTGTCTTTAAAGACCCCAGTGCAACCCTTAAACAGACCAGATGGATTAATGGATCctgcaaattttaaaataaaatacaagtgtAGTGTCCACTAGTAGAAAACCTCCTGAGACTTATTCCAGGTCCTTCACCACCCCTCTACCTTCCAATTTACCCAGGCCAGGGTTGGTGTAGGCCTACTGTATACACTCTTATATAACACTGTGATTCCACTAGTTTGTATTATAGCATACAAAAGCTGGTTTTCGGCAAAAAAGGCTGTTCAAGACACATCCCACACATGTTCACACATGTTCGCAAGGCGCACGCTCCGCAAAGGTGCTCTTTGTTGCAGCACTGCTGCAGCCACACACTGTGGCTTTCAGTGATTATGTTAACCATCTGAATTTTAATAACAACAAGCGTACTCTAGCTATCCAACTATACTGAACTGGGATTTCAAGACgaaacacaaaacaattaaaataaaatcgaagtgaataaataaaataaaataataaatgaaataaaacaaaatgaagcgGAATGAAAGTGCTATTGAACGGTGACGTCACGGCTCAGCCTCCGCGCGCACCACACACCGCTCCTTGGTGCGCGCTTGCGCTCGCCGTGACGTCACCTCGCGTGCTGGAGGCGACAATGttccaccctcctcctcctactgCTCCCCCGCCCCCATCCGACGCTCTCGCGCATCACTATGGTCGCCGACGTCCCGAGCGCCGAGGCGAGGCGCGTTCCGCCGAGGTTGCCGGTGCCTGGAAAGCGCAGGTAACGGAGAGTCGCGTGCTGGAAGGAACCgagcagatgatgatgatgatgatgcaccGGCCtctccgcgcgcgcgcgcgtttcGTTGTAAGCCGCACCGTCATGTACGACACGGGCTCGCGCACATGATCATTGCTGAACAGGTGACCTGGACTGTGGAGGTGTGTCAGTACACGCAGGCGACGACCATGCCATATAATTTCttatcatcatcgtcgtcattattattgttattatttattgcagATCCACGTGCCACCGTGCATTTTTTTTGGGTTATTTAAATAGACTGACACACAGACTGACACCGTTGCAGTTTTTAAACCGTTACTGCTGTTGTCGCTGCCGCGAGTCTGTTCTCTTGCTCTCAGTAGCAGGATGTGGTTAACTGGTTTGTTCATGATTGCGAGGCCCCAACTGACCTCcatatgttcatatttattttatattttgtgaatttgttgtttttaatgtaatcttcgcagtgctttttaaaacagcacGTCGGCACATGGCATGCAATGCTATAATTTAACGTCGGTGTGTAGTGCTCATGTTGATCTGTAATTGGTATTAAAGCGAATATtgttttaaactgcattttcatGCTCAGGCTGCATAAATACATAACGCTCACAGGTCTCTTAAGTTGCGCTCAACTTCTCCATTGAAAAGCGGCCTGTCGCAGGTCCCGCCTTCCCTCCACTGTCATTGGCTGGTCGGGTCACGAGTGTCACAGAGGCGCAGCTATGATTGGGCCGCTGTGATGTCCGCGTCTCATGGGCGGGATTTGGAGGTATTAGTGGGAAAATCTCTCTATGGGGCGGTCGGTGACCCCATCCAAGCCTGaagcattaaaatatgtttaaaagaaatattaaaagaatcaaaattttatttatttcgaATAGTACAGGATGAAAGTCGAATTGTGTCGGAAGCTGCACAGTGCTCGGTTTTGTTCTTGTTCCTAACAAAGGGATGTGGGACCAGCTCATTGGTCCTTGTTTAGATGTATCAGATACACCCAGTGGTGATGAATAGggaattttatttgtaaatgcttTTCAAAGGTCGCACTTATTATTGTTATCCGATGTGTGACAGACTCCGCATATGAAATGTAAAGGGGCTCGTTATACCAGTGTATTGTCAGTCCCTGAATGTATTTCCCCGCAATACCCTTGAAACTGGTTCAAGACAAacaatttgagtttttttttcttgttcggGGTGTGGTTGGTTTTTCCTCATGTGCATGTGGGAAAACAAACATCACGCAGGTCCGACCACGTTCAATTAAGATGCATATGAACACTTCCTTACAGATGGTTGGTTTTACAGGCTGAAAGTGTCAACTGTTGGgagaaaaattataaaagtaaaaagatCTCTGTCACAGCTGACTTTTCAGCTGGAAGGTGTTTTCATTAGACAGATGGGTTAGGACTTACCACACCTGACCTTGGCCCAGGCAGCGGTCAAGCTGATGACCAGTGTCATGTAGCATCGATGTTCCTGCTGTGATTTTCATAATACCATATCTCATGtcacacacattattttaaagGTCTGATGGACTTAACAGTGTGCACCAGGCCGCTTTATAATCCCCAACGTCCcacagtgcacacacacgcaaataATTTTTGTTGGCCATCACTGTAAAAGCAAATGTGAGTAAATTTCACAAGCAAGCAGTGATGATCATGTCAATTAT encodes the following:
- the LOC108938592 gene encoding G-protein coupled receptor family C group 6 member A-like, producing MVFQVFFSVLGMCSLLVLGTCEVCQSTCGAQAPGDILLGVLSSCYPVVQPLNEWIQPESFNCTDFNLLSFVRMLAVTHTIDMINDSGFLPGVRLGYLICDTCSNPIKALQVAEHLLSTNGTLEVQCDHTERTPVKAVIGSRYSELSITVARLLGRFMVPQISTSASADILSDKVRFPSFLRTIPGDVHQTRAIAKFMSSFRWDWVGVVYGDDDYGKSALQSFLLDAREAKVCVAYQKVMPTYLNNENTNPRIKEVAKTIHSSTAQVVLLILNEQVVRKIFEEMMKTNTSRIWIASDAWSLAQSLASMPGINRVGEIFGFSFITGQNPGFSEFLQNLQPGPGAVNHFIEEYKNLRFECTPELLQYNECIANNPPSLCTRPPSITFKSPLACSIPDPQQANDDFLTQSVYLNVTYGERLAVWAIAHSLRNLLQCNGTHCPGEKNFPSWKLLQEMKKIKFSLDNRLFSFDQFGNFANGYDLINWKRLGDRRQFTVVGGYNPNTGNVEVDKSEIVWSTLNNAVPESRCSQSCPPGTFKKVSNISCCYNCTRCEEGTYSDVSDMQNCLICPKDMWSLKGSVQCSLRTETFFGWNEPYAIVLLTFVGLGLLLLLIVFVVFMASRHSPVVKVAGGKLCYIMMAALVVSFGSVVLFMGKPSVHICRARQTMYGLGFTLCVSCILVKAFRTFLAFLFNLYKQQKLKKLYKPIAIIAVFTTAESLICTFWLVFDSPKVETITSNQSMSIFFQCNEGSGVGFGIMLSYIGLLAFVCFLLAFKGRKVPHRFNETGYIIFSMLIYLFVWVCFIPIYVTKSQQRSAVQASAILVSSYGIIFCHFLPKCYMILCKKKKDISPEAYREKIRIFAITSGNQALCHLSKDSGIGDMETVATASSMNIEVSTVGRGISLNDPSLSLRKRVRRSSI